The genomic interval cggcccgccaaccaacccgagtctgacacccttggagtAGAGTGTTCATACAGCTAGCATAGCAtgcctgttttggggatgtgggaggagaccggagtacccggagaaatgcCACGCAGGCCACAGTCACCCCATTTTGATTTGTCTGTCCGTCTCTGCAGGAGCGGCCTACTGCCAGTTCATGGATATGCTGTTCCCGGGTTGCATCCTCCTGAAGAAGGTGAAGTTTCAAGCCAAACTGGAGCACGAGTTCATCCACAACTTCAAAGTTCTTCAAGCGGCCTTCAAAAGAATGAGCGTGGACAAGGTCCGAAGGGGTCCCAAGGGgctttcctcttcttcctcgccGCAAACAGGCTTTGGGGCGGGGCTTCTTCCCCTTTTGGCGACCGGgcttctaacttttttttttggtgcccCGCCCGGCAGATCATCCCGGTGGAAAAGCTGGTCAAGAACAAGTTCCAGGACAACTTTGAGTTCGTGCAGTGGTTCAAGAAGTTCTTTGACGCCAACTACGACGGCAAGGAGTACGACCCCATGGTGTCCAGGCAGGGGCAGGACGTGGCCCCCTCCCCCAACCCAGGTGATGACCTTAGCCACAGGCCCAAGAGAACTCCAGGTAACCCGGCGCCACCCACCgtacgtccgtccgtccatccctGGGGCCATTTTTGCACGGCCTTTGCTGAGCTTTGGATGGCTGCAAAGCTCTCGGCGGTAAAACAAAGCCACGGCGGGGCGGCGTTATTTTTTCCGACTGGTGTTTCCCACGCAGAGAGCTCCAATTTTCCAAATGTCAGTCGACGAGCACCGAGAGTGTGTTTCACGCCGCTGCGCTCGTATCGCTAAGCAAACTTGAGAGCTTTTTATTTGCTGGCAAATTTGCATTGTTAGACTTGTTTTGTGATTGACCTGATTGATTTTGCTCATTGGCCGTGCATGACCGCAATAGACGTATACAgcggtactttttttttttccatatataaagtacactggattatgaggcaccctgtctattttggagaaaatttaagacattttaagtgcgccttatagtcgtgaaaatac from Stigmatopora argus isolate UIUO_Sarg chromosome 15, RoL_Sarg_1.0, whole genome shotgun sequence carries:
- the LOC144089667 gene encoding microtubule-associated protein RP/EB family member 3-like isoform X3, whose protein sequence is MRADAGRSEQTQSRRGARSRSRSRNRGGRKTSQAAGKTDGKASRQAVRRAAGRDRHRGGQPDRKSTPQGLCELHHEKRRGPEQTESGMAVNVYATSVSIDNLSRHDMLAWVNDSLHLTYTKIEQLSSGAAYCQFMDMLFPGCILLKKVKFQAKLEHEFIHNFKVLQAAFKRMSVDKIIPVEKLVKNKFQDNFEFVQWFKKFFDANYDGKEYDPMVSRQGQDVAPSPNPGDDLSHRPKRTPGNPAPPTVRPSVHPWGHFCTAFAELWMAAKLSAVKQSHGGAALFFPTGVSHAESSNFPNVSRRAPRVCFTPLRSYR